In one window of Cytophagaceae bacterium ABcell3 DNA:
- a CDS encoding DUF917 domain-containing protein codes for MRLKEKDLKNLVYGAAFLGSGGGGAISTGLDFVKTVIKNTKGEGVELLSAEDIFNAHDHACVICDIGAISAIEENQSQAIINAYNVFEKWYFKNKEKKFSSVLPIETGPENSLAPFVLASKKNIPVLNADGAGRAVPELSLCTFALFENSVTASIANDQTDWMLVNTTDASSLDNMLRPVTESPAFHSSASMALWGASLQQHFNNAATGTLKNAIMTGYLLEALRNKDQSLEKEALPEVNKLQARKLVSGKVTDIQHQQKNAFDFELITLKTSDNQLFKVYTQNENLVLIDSSEKQIICQAPESICYLTQSLHPLTNSEIKLNDNIHLIGVASNPKLTTPQIVKGFDGLIKTLVGSTMSESSDKNYLPLGSLLKGIAK; via the coding sequence ATGCGTTTAAAAGAAAAAGACCTGAAAAACTTAGTATATGGTGCAGCATTTTTAGGAAGTGGGGGTGGTGGAGCTATCTCCACAGGGCTTGATTTTGTAAAGACGGTTATAAAAAATACCAAAGGAGAAGGAGTAGAACTACTATCAGCCGAAGATATATTTAACGCTCATGACCATGCATGTGTTATATGCGATATTGGTGCAATTTCGGCTATTGAAGAAAACCAGTCACAAGCCATTATTAATGCATATAATGTATTTGAAAAATGGTACTTTAAAAATAAAGAAAAAAAATTTTCCAGTGTCTTACCTATAGAAACCGGCCCAGAGAACTCACTTGCACCTTTTGTGCTAGCCTCCAAGAAAAATATACCTGTATTGAATGCTGATGGGGCAGGAAGGGCAGTCCCAGAACTGTCTTTATGTACTTTTGCCTTGTTTGAAAACTCCGTAACAGCCAGTATTGCCAATGACCAAACAGACTGGATGCTAGTAAACACCACAGATGCATCTTCTCTTGACAATATGCTGAGACCGGTAACAGAAAGTCCAGCATTTCATTCTTCTGCCAGCATGGCTTTATGGGGCGCTTCATTACAACAGCACTTTAACAACGCAGCTACAGGTACATTAAAAAATGCCATAATGACCGGCTACTTATTAGAAGCATTGCGCAACAAAGATCAGTCGCTGGAGAAAGAAGCATTGCCTGAAGTAAATAAATTACAAGCAAGGAAGTTAGTAAGTGGCAAGGTCACAGATATCCAGCACCAACAAAAGAACGCCTTTGATTTTGAACTTATAACCTTAAAAACAAGCGACAACCAGTTATTCAAAGTATATACACAAAACGAAAACCTCGTTCTTATAGACTCCTCTGAGAAGCAAATAATATGTCAAGCACCTGAATCCATTTGCTATTTAACCCAAAGCTTGCATCCTCTGACAAATTCTGAAATAAAACTCAACGATAATATCCACCTAATAGGAGTAGCGTCAAATCCAAAACTGACAACACCCCAAATCGTTAAGGGTTTTGACGGACTTATAAAAACATTAGTTGGCAGTACCATGTCCGAAAGCAGTGATAAAAACTATTTGCCATTAGGAAGTTTACTTAAAGGTATTGCCAAATAG
- a CDS encoding cellulase family glycosylhydrolase: MSTRKKIAVLLLLLTSSYLSFAQTAVGTYGQLAIDGRHVVDQNNNPVQLQGMSLFWSNWSPAGDGGNYWTRGAVQEIRDEWCANIVRAAMGVEDPGGYLQDPNGQKQKVIDIIEAAIDLDMYVIIDWHSHHAEDHQQEAIDFFTEMAQTYGDYPNIIYEIYNEPLNVSWSHTIKPYSEAVIEAIREHDSNNIIVCGTPNWSQDVDDASNDPIEGYDNIAYTLHYYAGTHEQWLRDKANIAMNRGIAIMVTEYGLVDADGDGGVSIASSNQWYDWMEANMISHCNWSLHDKEEGASALQRNASTQGNWTYDDDLTASGTFVRNYLIDNCPDYDGIPAPVFSTQPQTTTGEIGESVTFSAEASGEGAVTYQWYLNDEPIEGATESSYTISSISQEDAGAYHVVATSEGKERRSAIAYLILDDPDADQSGSICSENDAKGIFDDFTGREYSESTDGEPARGMYWWTDDNAPMVRNTSAGEISVSLTREEGQYQPIGFSFGDDAGDETGNAYTVDFSEDFTYEVHVRNDSDYDLVFALSPQDINGNQIDADAQAEEGIDDNVVQNPWQYSIQITVPARSEGVIGAGASNGTIELSGTFEDGYHVYENPHCNNAEGCTAQEFDFSQVTGFLITVTNAANTGDPHYLPLPLDNAEIAITEIRFGVECEENGSFGPTIDQQPQDLTVDEGEEAVLSVQASGSEELSYQWYFNGEEIEDATEESYTIAEASSANTGNYHVVVTMGTSSVESETATLIVQTPELSIDHQTEDQTVEVGEDAVLSVNASGDGTLSFQWYFNGEPIEGATESTLNLNNVSLEDAGEYHVVVISGDEQIESDKIVVEVEDPLSVRPKEESALTIYPNPVVAGQTLKFSKTIHNAQVYDALGSLIDTSEAMDELNTSNLSPGIYIIISEEGTQRFIVK; the protein is encoded by the coding sequence ATGAGTACAAGAAAAAAGATAGCCGTTTTATTGCTTCTTTTGACCTCAAGTTATTTGAGTTTTGCTCAAACTGCTGTAGGAACTTATGGTCAGCTAGCAATTGATGGAAGACATGTCGTAGACCAAAACAATAACCCTGTACAGTTACAAGGAATGTCGCTTTTTTGGAGCAACTGGAGTCCTGCGGGTGATGGCGGTAATTACTGGACCCGAGGTGCTGTTCAGGAAATTCGCGACGAATGGTGTGCGAACATAGTTCGTGCAGCCATGGGAGTAGAAGACCCAGGAGGCTACCTACAAGACCCTAATGGACAGAAGCAAAAGGTGATAGACATTATTGAAGCTGCTATTGACCTAGACATGTACGTTATCATTGACTGGCATTCGCACCATGCTGAAGATCACCAACAAGAAGCTATTGATTTTTTTACAGAAATGGCTCAAACCTACGGAGACTACCCCAATATCATCTATGAAATTTACAATGAGCCATTAAATGTCTCTTGGAGCCATACCATCAAACCATATAGCGAAGCTGTAATAGAAGCAATTAGAGAGCATGACAGCAATAATATTATTGTGTGCGGAACTCCTAATTGGTCTCAGGATGTAGATGATGCTTCTAATGACCCAATTGAAGGTTATGACAACATTGCATATACCTTGCACTATTACGCAGGCACCCATGAACAGTGGTTAAGGGACAAAGCCAACATAGCTATGAACAGGGGCATAGCAATAATGGTTACAGAGTATGGCTTAGTAGATGCTGATGGTGATGGGGGAGTAAGTATAGCTTCTTCAAACCAGTGGTATGACTGGATGGAAGCCAACATGATCAGCCACTGCAACTGGAGCCTGCATGATAAAGAAGAAGGAGCCTCTGCTTTACAACGTAACGCCTCAACCCAAGGAAACTGGACATATGATGACGACTTGACTGCCTCTGGGACTTTTGTCAGAAATTACCTAATAGATAACTGTCCAGATTATGATGGAATTCCGGCTCCTGTATTTTCAACACAGCCGCAAACTACTACGGGAGAAATAGGAGAGTCTGTTACGTTTTCGGCTGAAGCTTCTGGCGAAGGAGCTGTTACTTATCAGTGGTATTTAAACGATGAGCCTATAGAGGGTGCAACAGAATCTAGTTACACGATTTCGAGCATATCGCAAGAAGATGCGGGCGCTTATCATGTGGTTGCAACCTCAGAAGGAAAAGAAAGGAGAAGTGCCATCGCATACCTTATTTTAGATGATCCGGACGCTGATCAATCAGGAAGTATATGTTCGGAAAATGACGCTAAAGGCATTTTTGACGATTTTACTGGTCGAGAATATTCTGAATCAACGGATGGAGAACCGGCACGAGGCATGTACTGGTGGACGGACGATAATGCTCCTATGGTACGAAACACCAGTGCAGGGGAAATAAGTGTTTCTTTAACCAGAGAAGAAGGCCAATACCAGCCGATTGGTTTCTCATTTGGTGATGACGCTGGCGATGAAACAGGCAACGCCTATACCGTCGACTTCTCTGAAGATTTTACTTATGAAGTACATGTTCGTAATGACTCTGATTATGACTTGGTCTTTGCGCTTTCTCCACAGGACATAAACGGCAATCAAATAGATGCGGACGCCCAGGCAGAAGAAGGTATCGATGATAATGTAGTGCAAAACCCATGGCAGTATTCAATACAAATTACAGTTCCTGCAAGAAGCGAAGGGGTAATTGGGGCTGGTGCTTCCAATGGAACAATTGAACTAAGTGGGACTTTCGAAGATGGTTACCATGTATATGAAAACCCTCATTGCAATAATGCAGAAGGTTGTACTGCTCAGGAATTTGACTTTAGTCAAGTAACAGGGTTTTTAATTACTGTTACCAATGCAGCCAATACAGGAGACCCTCACTACCTACCATTACCTCTTGATAATGCAGAGATTGCCATTACCGAAATAAGGTTTGGAGTTGAATGTGAAGAAAACGGCAGTTTTGGTCCTACGATAGATCAACAACCTCAAGACCTTACGGTTGATGAAGGTGAAGAAGCTGTTTTGTCCGTACAAGCTTCAGGAAGCGAAGAATTGTCTTACCAATGGTATTTCAACGGTGAGGAAATAGAAGATGCTACGGAAGAGTCTTATACTATTGCAGAAGCTTCTTCTGCGAATACTGGTAATTACCATGTGGTTGTAACAATGGGAACATCATCTGTTGAAAGTGAAACAGCGACACTTATAGTACAAACCCCAGAACTTTCTATCGATCATCAAACAGAAGATCAGACAGTAGAGGTAGGAGAGGATGCCGTGCTATCTGTCAATGCCTCAGGTGATGGAACACTTTCATTCCAATGGTACTTCAATGGTGAGCCTATAGAAGGTGCTACAGAAAGTACTCTTAATCTAAACAATGTATCACTAGAGGATGCTGGGGAATATCATGTGGTAGTTATCAGTGGTGATGAACAAATTGAAAGTGATAAAATTGTGGTAGAAGTAGAAGATCCGCTATCAGTAAGGCCTAAGGAAGAAAGCGCTTTAACCATTTATCCTAACCCTGTGGTTGCTGGACAAACTTTAAAATTCAGTAAAACAATCCACAATGCTCAGGTTTATGATGCTCTTGGATCTTTAATAGATACCTCAGAAGCTATGGATGAACTAAATACCAGCAATCTTTCGCCTGGTATATATATCATCATTTCTGAAGAGGGGACACAAAGATTTATAGTTAAATAA
- a CDS encoding TetR/AcrR family transcriptional regulator, which yields MQEQPTEDHIKETAKKIFFAEGRLHAKTQEIADEAGVNRALIHYYFRNRENLFNSVLKEALADSYQETMSIIQSNLDFEEKIKEMISHMMDRLAKYPYMDTFIISEFNKNPDNLTMLKPHDDNEEHKNNFKKEIENYIIEHKLPVIKPEHFVVNIVSMCTYPFIAKSIFKEMLQYDDNLYEQFIAERKEVITKFVLGKK from the coding sequence ATGCAAGAGCAGCCTACAGAAGATCATATTAAAGAAACCGCAAAAAAGATATTTTTTGCAGAAGGGCGTTTGCATGCAAAAACTCAAGAAATTGCAGATGAAGCCGGGGTAAACAGAGCCCTTATACATTACTACTTCCGCAATCGAGAAAACCTCTTTAACTCTGTTCTGAAAGAAGCGCTGGCTGATAGTTATCAAGAAACAATGAGTATTATCCAGTCCAACCTTGACTTTGAAGAGAAAATTAAAGAAATGATTTCTCACATGATGGATCGTCTAGCAAAATATCCATACATGGACACTTTTATTATCAGTGAGTTTAATAAAAACCCCGATAATCTCACAATGCTAAAACCACATGATGATAACGAAGAGCATAAAAATAACTTTAAAAAAGAAATTGAAAATTATATTATAGAACACAAACTTCCAGTAATCAAGCCGGAGCATTTTGTGGTAAACATTGTTTCCATGTGTACTTATCCTTTCATTGCAAAGAGCATATTCAAAGAAATGCTTCAATATGATGACAACCTTTACGAACAATTTATAGCAGAAAGGAAAGAGGTAATTACAAAATTTGTTTTGGGAAAGAAGTAA
- a CDS encoding pentapeptide repeat-containing protein translates to MEQQETAEGVSMKEVTLAGAITFNKWREEHLDQDIVIENLDLTKLDLSEMDFTGVIFENTDFSYCKMHESIFRGARISNCCFDFVNMHNCGFNGIKNLFVDAKKFPKYVSYKESPAEITHSWFQYADLKFSNFKGVLIKEVSFLGSNLEECCFE, encoded by the coding sequence ATGGAACAACAGGAAACAGCGGAAGGTGTGTCAATGAAAGAGGTGACCTTGGCAGGTGCGATAACATTTAACAAATGGAGAGAAGAACACCTAGACCAAGATATAGTTATTGAAAACTTGGATTTAACTAAGCTTGATTTGAGTGAAATGGACTTCACAGGCGTTATATTTGAAAATACAGACTTCTCTTATTGTAAAATGCACGAATCAATCTTTCGGGGAGCTCGGATAAGCAATTGCTGCTTTGATTTTGTCAATATGCACAACTGTGGGTTTAATGGAATAAAAAACTTATTTGTAGATGCTAAAAAGTTTCCGAAATATGTATCTTATAAAGAAAGCCCTGCTGAAATTACGCATTCATGGTTTCAATATGCAGATCTTAAATTCTCAAACTTTAAGGGGGTACTTATAAAGGAAGTTAGCTTCCTTGGCAGCAATTTGGAGGAATGTTGTTTTGAATAA
- a CDS encoding VOC family protein, which produces MKNVKPVPEGYHNITPYLVVENALAYISFLKDAFNAQEKMKTLYPDGKVMHAEVRIGDSNIMLSEANPDFPPTQVIIHFYTENVDDVYQKSLKAGGVSTMEPALQFYGDRSAGVKDPFGNTWWISTHVEDVSPEEMQRRQENFVNQEQ; this is translated from the coding sequence ATGAAAAATGTAAAACCAGTTCCTGAAGGTTACCATAATATTACCCCTTATTTGGTTGTGGAAAATGCCTTAGCGTATATTAGTTTTCTCAAGGATGCTTTCAATGCACAGGAAAAAATGAAGACTTTGTACCCTGATGGCAAAGTAATGCATGCAGAAGTTCGGATTGGAGATTCAAACATTATGCTCTCTGAGGCCAATCCTGATTTTCCTCCTACGCAAGTGATTATTCACTTTTATACTGAAAATGTGGATGATGTTTACCAAAAGTCGCTTAAAGCCGGAGGTGTTTCCACAATGGAGCCTGCCTTGCAATTCTATGGAGATAGAAGTGCTGGAGTAAAAGACCCTTTTGGGAATACTTGGTGGATATCTACGCATGTTGAAGACGTTAGCCCAGAAGAAATGCAGAGAAGACAAGAAAATTTCGTAAATCAAGAGCAATAG